From Edaphobacter lichenicola, the proteins below share one genomic window:
- a CDS encoding DsbA family protein, with the protein MLIAVKPFRALIFAFTLAALGCHAQTPSTQSANQTAASASDKLSPELMRRVEVLIRSRASIPPAYVIQIGPRTRSEVPGFDKISVMFLADGKSSKPADFLLSTDGNTLAQFTKFDISKDPKLLVSGEGRPSRGGPANAPVLIVGFDDLECPYCAKMHEQLFPALTERYKDQIHIVYRDFPLDQHPWAMRAAIDTNCVGAHSPAGYWNLVDYIHAHAGELGGADKSLAKANETLDTLARDEGKKQNLNAESLNACLAKQDDTAIKASIKLGESLGVDSTPALFINGEKVEGAQPLEDVYRMIDSALIASGQTPPPPPPPIQAQPQTPPATKPGN; encoded by the coding sequence GTGTTAATCGCTGTGAAGCCGTTCCGAGCCCTGATCTTTGCCTTTACGCTGGCCGCCCTCGGCTGCCATGCACAGACCCCTTCGACCCAATCTGCGAACCAGACTGCCGCCTCCGCTTCGGACAAGCTCTCTCCCGAACTCATGCGCAGGGTGGAGGTGCTGATCCGTTCCAGGGCGTCGATTCCCCCCGCCTATGTGATCCAGATCGGACCGCGCACCAGGAGCGAGGTTCCCGGCTTTGACAAAATCAGCGTGATGTTTCTGGCCGACGGCAAGTCGAGCAAGCCCGCCGACTTTCTGCTCTCGACCGACGGCAACACCTTGGCCCAGTTCACCAAGTTCGATATCAGCAAAGATCCAAAGCTCCTCGTGAGCGGCGAGGGGCGTCCTTCACGCGGTGGTCCGGCGAATGCGCCGGTGCTGATCGTCGGCTTCGACGACCTCGAGTGCCCCTACTGCGCGAAGATGCACGAGCAGCTCTTTCCCGCACTCACCGAGCGCTACAAGGATCAGATTCATATCGTCTATCGCGACTTCCCGCTCGATCAGCATCCCTGGGCCATGCGTGCGGCGATCGATACCAACTGCGTAGGCGCCCACAGTCCAGCGGGATATTGGAATCTGGTGGACTATATCCACGCTCACGCGGGAGAGCTTGGCGGCGCAGACAAGAGTCTCGCCAAGGCCAACGAGACGCTCGACACCCTGGCGCGCGACGAGGGGAAGAAGCAGAATCTCAACGCGGAGTCGCTCAATGCGTGCCTCGCGAAGCAGGATGACACCGCCATCAAAGCGTCGATCAAGCTGGGCGAAAGCCTGGGGGTGGACTCCACGCCGGCGCTCTTCATCAATGGAGAAAAGGTGGAGGGAGCGCAGCCGCTCGAGGACGTGTATCGTATGATCGATAGCGCGCTGATTGCCTCCGGGCAGACGCCGCCACCGCCACCGCCACCAATTCAGGCACAGCCTCAAACCCCGCCGGCGACCAAACCCGGCAACTAG
- a CDS encoding SurA N-terminal domain-containing protein, with the protein MRNTDVPSLSTENERTSNTRSFRTASLPLLLTMAAGLLPVAGCNHGHSADVVATVNGHAIMQADLEKAYKLQLGDAAQQQQQPSQEQADSLRLNLLRELIDEEIVEQRAAKMNLTATNEEVDAKLAEMKAPYTEEQFQERLKASNQTIDDVKHSLRRSLTINKLLNKEINSKITVTDADVASYYNQHRAEFNLLETKYHVAAIQVTNQPSPQPGNLQGSKATNDVEAKKKIQALKNRLDSGEDFGTIASNWSEQPEFAPNGGDMGFVGESQLHADPTVFTAVTKLKAGQITEILPLLDAQSKRPAGYAIYKLISRDPAGQRDVNDPRVQQAIRQQLREVRSQLLKSAYLEMVHDQAKVENFFAEQIFKTDAH; encoded by the coding sequence ATGCGGAACACGGATGTGCCGAGCTTGTCGACCGAAAACGAACGTACTTCTAACACGCGCTCCTTTCGCACCGCCTCGCTTCCATTGCTGCTGACGATGGCCGCCGGGCTCTTGCCGGTTGCAGGATGCAACCACGGGCACAGCGCCGATGTCGTCGCCACAGTCAACGGCCACGCCATCATGCAGGCCGATCTCGAAAAGGCCTACAAATTACAGCTCGGAGACGCCGCTCAACAACAGCAGCAGCCCTCGCAGGAGCAGGCGGATTCGCTGCGGCTGAACCTCCTCCGCGAGTTGATCGATGAAGAGATCGTCGAGCAGCGCGCAGCAAAGATGAATCTGACTGCGACCAATGAAGAGGTCGACGCTAAGCTCGCCGAGATGAAGGCTCCCTATACGGAGGAGCAGTTTCAAGAACGGCTGAAGGCGAGCAACCAGACCATCGACGATGTAAAACACTCGCTGCGCCGCAGTCTCACCATCAACAAGCTGCTGAACAAAGAGATCAACTCGAAGATCACCGTCACCGACGCCGATGTAGCGAGCTACTACAACCAGCACAGGGCCGAGTTCAATCTGCTTGAGACCAAATATCACGTGGCAGCGATTCAAGTGACAAATCAGCCGTCACCCCAGCCGGGAAACCTGCAGGGAAGCAAAGCGACCAACGACGTCGAAGCGAAGAAGAAGATTCAAGCATTGAAAAACCGCCTGGACAGCGGCGAGGACTTTGGCACCATCGCCAGCAACTGGTCGGAGCAGCCCGAATTCGCCCCCAACGGCGGAGATATGGGCTTCGTCGGCGAGTCGCAGCTCCACGCAGATCCCACCGTCTTCACCGCCGTGACCAAGCTGAAGGCCGGCCAGATCACCGAGATCCTTCCGCTGCTCGATGCGCAGTCGAAGCGTCCGGCGGGCTATGCGATCTACAAGCTCATCTCCCGCGACCCCGCAGGCCAGCGCGATGTAAACGATCCCCGCGTCCAGCAGGCCATCCGCCAGCAGTTGCGCGAGGTGCGCTCGCAGCTGCTCAAGAGCGCCTACCTGGAGATGGTGCACGACCAGGCCAAGGTGGAGAACTTCTTCGCCGAACAGATCTTCAAGACCGACGCCCACTAA
- a CDS encoding Gfo/Idh/MocA family protein has translation MTQSPVRFAILGFGHHAIRRLLPAFPKCEHSTLSGMWRRDHAAALANCADYKIPHCFATREELCSSPDVDVVFITSPDAMHRDDTLLALRHGKAVLCEKPLAMSATQAEEMNAAANAAGLLFGVAQNFRYNRSLEWMRQQITAGLIGRPQLARAEYCYPATNSARKWIIDATLAYGGPIGDVGVHCIDALRFVLGEDVISVDTLARKDASSGKVEAVASLQMEMTGDVFATVTTSARTPYRSLVEINGSDGVMTAEGGLTVDRPVEIVVRRAGEVVERVTVDNGDGYTRMLDSFAVALRGGSHFAATGEDGVHNMQALDAAIKSWRSGSRERL, from the coding sequence ATGACGCAGTCGCCTGTGCGCTTCGCGATTCTTGGCTTTGGTCATCACGCAATCCGTCGCCTGTTGCCTGCCTTTCCGAAGTGTGAGCATTCAACCCTGAGCGGAATGTGGCGGCGCGACCATGCGGCTGCTCTCGCCAACTGCGCGGATTACAAGATCCCTCACTGCTTCGCCACGCGCGAAGAACTCTGCTCTTCGCCGGACGTCGACGTCGTCTTCATCACTTCGCCCGACGCGATGCACCGCGACGATACGCTGCTGGCGTTGAGGCACGGCAAGGCAGTCCTGTGCGAGAAGCCGCTGGCCATGAGCGCAACGCAGGCTGAAGAGATGAACGCAGCGGCCAACGCAGCCGGTCTGCTCTTCGGCGTGGCGCAGAACTTTCGCTACAACCGAAGTCTGGAGTGGATGCGCCAGCAGATCACCGCCGGCCTCATCGGAAGGCCACAACTTGCGCGTGCCGAGTACTGCTACCCCGCCACAAACTCCGCACGAAAGTGGATTATCGACGCGACGCTGGCTTACGGCGGACCCATTGGAGATGTCGGCGTGCACTGCATCGACGCGCTGCGCTTCGTACTCGGCGAAGACGTGATCAGTGTCGATACTCTGGCCAGGAAGGATGCCTCATCTGGCAAGGTGGAGGCCGTCGCCTCGCTCCAGATGGAGATGACGGGCGACGTCTTTGCCACTGTGACGACGAGTGCGCGAACACCCTACCGCTCTCTGGTCGAAATCAACGGCAGCGATGGCGTCATGACCGCCGAAGGGGGTCTCACGGTTGATCGCCCGGTGGAGATTGTTGTGCGGCGCGCGGGCGAGGTGGTCGAGAGAGTCACAGTAGACAACGGGGATGGCTACACGCGCATGCTCGATAGCTTTGCCGTTGCGCTGCGCGGAGGCTCTCACTTTGCGGCCACCGGCGAAGATGGCGTTCACAACATGCAGGCGCTGGATGCGGCGATCAAGAGCTGGCGAAGCGGATCTCGCGAGAGATTGTAG